The window CCGCACCGGGCCACGAGGGCCTCCAGCACGTCCGTGGCCCGCCCCGTCTCCCCCGCCGAACCGTCCTGTGTGACCACCGAGATGATCCGGGACATCCGCTTGGCGTCGATGGGCTTCAGGACGTGGTCCTGGCTGCTCGCCGCCATGATCATGTCCACGCGCTGGCCCTGGGCGATCAGCTCCTCCGCCAGGAACAGCAGGGGCGCAGCACCGTAGCCCTCCATGACCAGCAGGCAGTTCACGTGCTTGCGCGGGTAGGAGAACGGCCGCCCCAGCGGGCCGATCACGTCCAGGAACTGGTGGGCCTTCACCTCTGCCAGCCACGCCGTGCCCGGCCCCCGGGGTTCCAGGACGAACTCGAGGGTGCCGGCCCACCCGCCGCGGCGGGAGGTCTGGTGCACGTAGAACGGCCGGCGAAGCAGGGACGACCGCTCGTCGGGCAGGGCCACCTCGATGAACTGCCCGGGGCGGGCCCGCTCGGCGATCTCGGGGGCCACGAGCGTGATGGACACGTACGCGCCGCCCCGCCGAGAGGAGAGGACCTCGCAGCGGGACTGGATCACGGCCCCCCGCCCCCCCGGCTCGGACGGGACACCGGCGTGGCCTCCGAGCCCTCGAACGCGAGCTGTCCGGAGGCCGTCAGGTCGCGGTGGTATTCCTGGAGCGAGCGCGGCCCGTCGCGGTGGGCCTGGAGGGCCTGGATCCCCTGGACGGCCGCATCGGCGCCGGCCAGCGTGGTGATGCACGGCACCCGGGCCGCGGCTGCGGCGGTCCGGATCTCGTAGCCGTCGGTACGGGGGCCACGACCGAACGGAGTATTGATCACCAGATCGACCTTTCCAGCTCGAATGTGGTCTACCACGTTTGGCCTGCCCTCGGACACCTTCAGGACCCGGTTGACGGGCAGGCCGGCCCGCTGGAGGACGGCGGCCGTGCCGCTCGTGGCCATGAGGCGGAACCCCAGCTCGGCCAGCCGCTTCGCGTGATGGAGGACTCCCCGCTTGTCCCGCTCCGCCGCCGAGATCAGCGCGGTCCCGCCCCCCGGCAGTCCCGCCCCCGTCGACATCAGGGCCTTGGCCAGGGCCGGCCCGAGTGTCGCGGCGATGCCCATGACCTCGCCGGTCGACTTCATCTCCGGCCCCAGCAGGGTGTCCTGCCCCGGGAACCGGCCGAAGGGCAGCACCGCCGCCTTCACCGCCGTGTGCGACAGGTGGCGGTACCGGGCGGTTTCCGGCACCATCCCGGCCGCCACCAGCTCGGACAGGCTCCGGCCCGCCATGACCAGCGACGCCACCTTGGCCAGGGCCACCCCGGTGGCCTTGGACACGAAGGGAACGGTCCGGGAGGCGCGCGGGTTGGCCTCCAGGACCCACACCCGTTCGTCCTTCATGGCCATCTGCACGTTCAGCAGGCCCCGAACGTCGAGGGCCCTGGCCAGCGCCCGTGTGATCTCCTCGATCCGGTCCAGCTGGTCCTCGGACAGGGTGGCCGGCGGGATGACGCACGACGAGTCGCCGGAGTGGATCCCGGCCTCCTCGATGTGGTCCATGACCGCCCCGATGAACACGTCCCGGCCGTCCGCGATGGCGTCGACGTCGACCTCGACGGCTCCCTCCAGGAACCGGTCGATCAGGACGGGGTGCTCCGGCGAGGCGTCGGCGGCCGACCGGACGAACCCCTCCAGCTCGTCCTCCCCGTACACGATGTCCATGGCCCGCCCACCCAGCACGTAGGAAGGCCGGACCACCACCGGGTAGCCGATCTCCCTGGCCACCCGGCGGGCCTCGGCCAGGTCCCGGGCCTCGCCGTGGGGAGGTGCGTCGATCCCGAGCTCCCCCAGCAGCGCGGCGAACTTGCCCCGGTCCTCCGCCAGGTCGATGGAGGCCGGGCTCGTCCCCAGGACCCGGTATCCCTCCTGTTCCAGGACGTGGGCCAGCTTCAGCGGCGTCTGGCCGCCCAGCTGGACGATGACGCCCTCCGGCCGCTCCGCCTCGCACACGGCCAGCACGTCCTCCGCCGTGAGCGGCTCGAAGTACAGCCGGTCACTGGTGTCGTAGTCGGTGGAGACGGTCTCGGGGTTGCAGTTGACCATCACGGTCTCGAACCCCGCTTCGCGCAGGGCGAACGCGGCGTGCACGCAGGCGTAGTCGAACTCGATGCCCTGCCCGATCCGGTTCGGCCCCGCCCCCAGGATCACGATCCGGGGCCGCTCCGCCGGCCGCACCTCCGTCTCTTCCTCGTAGG is drawn from Actinomycetota bacterium and contains these coding sequences:
- a CDS encoding dihydroorotate dehydrogenase electron transfer subunit produces the protein MIQSRCEVLSSRRGGAYVSITLVAPEIAERARPGQFIEVALPDERSSLLRRPFYVHQTSRRGGWAGTLEFVLEPRGPGTAWLAEVKAHQFLDVIGPLGRPFSYPRKHVNCLLVMEGYGAAPLLFLAEELIAQGQRVDMIMAASSQDHVLKPIDAKRMSRIISVVTQDGSAGETGRATDVLEALVARCGTEVVYAAGSRPMLRAVGEFCRERSLPAQVAVEEQIACGTGLCWGCVVPVARRDGKTYDHLRACVDGPAMNAARILWDRWGTSEPMPTPPEGFPPVQGDDVLPTPPYGYPVLQP